AGTAGggttcatatattttcattaacaCTAAAAACTTCAACCACTGCAACTAAGCAAAAAAAGGGGGCAAACCTTAACATCATGAGCAGCTTTGAACTGCAATTTAGGACCCACATCAAAAGATGTCTTGATAAGAGCATTTTTTTCCTCAGGATCATAGTGAATAGACAAATGCTTCGAAGTTAACGCCAAAAGAGGCTCCGAGATCTCACGTTTAACGTTATTAACGAAGGATAGTTTAAGCTTAGCAAGGTCATCGAACAACTTACAAGACACTTTGTGAAAGAACACACGGCTATCACTGTCGAACTCTGAAGTCACTCTAAGGGATGGTCTGTTGGATATCAAGGATAGAAACTGATTGGGTTTTGTGGGCGGCGGCGGCGGTGATGGTGGTGCCGGCGGTGTTATGGGTGAGATTAGGTAATCAGGGGTTTGTGAGGATGGTTCCAGCattgctatttttttttaaatttaattcaaaaaataatattgaaaGGCTTGAAATTTTAGGCTTATCAGCTAACAGAGAGCAACAAGCTAAGGCTTTGCTTTGTTTGAAAGAGAAAAATAgagattattttttttttggatgTTTATAGTTGGGgccatttttgtttcttttttaaattttttggcaAATTTTCTGAAATGATTTTTGGGTAAATTGCACTTAAagtcattaaataattaataaatttaatttttagacatccaacttcaaaaagttataaaatactcattaaattatttgaaagttttaatttttttttggataAAAAGTTCAGCTAACagaattatttgaaagttttaattttttttggataAAAAATTCAGCTAACGAGTTGCAAGCCATGATTCGATAATCGGTACTGTAGATCAATAACCATCAACGagtagaaaaatatattttcgattaaatataaattaatctgGCAGTTAGTATGAAGATAGTAGAAGATAACtgttatttaataataataaaaaatccaGCGAGGGTTCAGATTAGTGCATATGTGCCTTGGAAGTATTTTTAAAAATGGTTTGTattgaaaatatattatttacaatttatatttaaaattgtaaactcttaagaaaattttgaaataattgaACTGatctattattaaaaaataatttaaatataaaacaaAAGTACATATCTACACGATACCTTGATTATTTAAATCAtatcaatttatttaataaaattatttaaaagatttTAAGAAACAAATAAtatcttttataaatttaaattaaatataaaaatttcataatatatatatatctgagcAATTCGATTCACTAAAGAGAAACATATTATATGGAGGAAAAACTAATACAAATTATAGCCCAGTTTTTggaaaagaataataataattctcataaaaaaaggaaaaagaaaaggtgGGATATTTCATAATAGTGTCCCTACTTTAacagaggaagaaaaaaaaaagggttaactATTGGTGCTGATTAACAGACAGCCCCATAAACGAATCATAAATACTCAAAGTAACCTATGTTTTAACCCACATTTACTTTCACTACTGTAAGAATCAAACATAAAATATAACCCCAATGAATTATGCTGTTGCTTTCAATTCAATCCTTGGTTGCCTTTTTCAATCATTTAATGCTTCAGCTTCAGGGTCCCTTTCCTTCATTGCTGTCCAATTTTCCATCtctgataaagaaagaaaaaaaacccgAAAAAATGTTGTTAGAAAACCGGAGATGGATTGAGCGACCAGAAAAACGATAGATGTTTGATTTGGTAGAATGTATGTTACTTGGTTTGTCTGAAATTGCCATCAGCCGTCTTTGCAAGATGGATGCAACAAGGAGAAAAATCGAGCACATACCGAACATAACGGTGATGGGGAATGCGTCGACCTTCAGAGGCAAAAACGGGATTAACAACGGAGTTAATAATGTGTCTTATGGTATGTGATTTGAGTGTTTAACATACATTGTATAGCACAATGCAGACGAAGATGTTGAGAGGAATGCGGAAAAAGTTCATGATGGTGCTCCGAGCCTCCTCCGGGATGTATTGGGATCTCATTTTCATAATGGATGGCCAGAATATCCCTACGCAAGCTTCAAAAGTACAGAAACCAAGAAGTTGAAGACAACCTGCGAATGAGATGCTTCCGCCTTTCACTTTCGAAGGTGCTACCAAGAACTGTTGTAAATTCATCTAGTTAGGAGCCCAGTTAAAGAACGAGTAAGAGAGAGTATGAGATGTTGGAACGTACATTGGTTATAATCGGAAGCGTGAGAGAGGCTGAGGAAATCACAAAAACGATTTGCATGTAGCTTTCTACCCTAGGTGATGATCGAGCCATCAAACGAGATGCAAGGGAGCTTCCCAACATCGAAGCCAACATGAAAGTGGCGAAAATGAAACCGTGAGGGATCTCTTCTTCGTTGGGGCTCAAAGCAGGTGTCCAAAGGAACACAAATGTGTACATTGAACCTTCGAACAGAGACTGTATTGCACCCAGCAAAGCAATTTTTTCATCTGCAACACACGGAAGAAAACAAATAAGGATGACCGTTAAAAAGTCATGAGGCATCAGAGATGGTAATCGATCAATGATCGAGTTTTAAAGTAAATATTGAACTCTACCCGAAGCTATTGCTACAGCAGCGCCCCTGAACTGGGTCAGCAAGTCCTTATTTTCTGAAGGATCTCCGAAATTTTCGGTCCATGATGATAAAATAATGGCCATCCCAATGGCAAGAAAGATCGCAGCAGCATCAAAAGGAGCCACAGGTCCAAGGGATAATGAATCAACGAGCACGTTTCCAAACAACCCAGCCAAAATGGCAACAAGACCATTACCAAGAAATATTGCCTTTGAAAATGTTAAAGATAACCATTGTTGCTCGAAGCCCCTCTGCAAAGATTCAAAGCAAAAACAGACTCCTCAAGAATAACATAAATCGTAAATCTAGCTTGATATGCATCGAAGAGTAAAGAGCAAGGAAGCGACGACTCACTTTATTATGTTCTGCAACAAGCCATGACTCGAATGCCGAAAAGAGAAGAGAAGTGGCGATACCTCCCAGAACCCGACCTACCATCAAAATTTTGTATTGAGGAGAATGTTTCGTTATGCAACTAAGCATGTAAGTTATGCAGTAAGTAACACAAGCCCTCCTTCGGCCCCTGAATTGAACAAATGTAAGTATTGTCAGCTTAAGACAAATATATGTCTGCTACAGAATGCAAACTAAAAAAAACTTACTGTTTGTCTGCTAAAGATCCGACAATTGTCCCGAACAACATAGAGGACCCAAAACCGGCAATAAAAAGTTGTCCAATTTCACCTTTTCCGAACCCATATGTACTGTAAAGATAGTAAACATACGGACCCTGCAGCCAGTCTCCAGCTATTTACACATAAACAACCATTTATCAAAACAGAATCAGAAGAAGTAACGCGTTTAAGATCGCGAATTACACGGATCGAACAGCAATGTCATTGAAGACTAGTACTTAGAGCTAGATAAACCGCTAATTATGAATACGATTCATCGAATTTGTGACTCGGGGTTTGATTATATAAGGTGCCGTGTGGGTACTAAACTCAAAACCAAAATTGGACAAACCATCGTCAACCAAATAGAACCACGAAACCCAGCAATAGCGACTTATCTCCAACACAACAAAAGAACCACTGGCAGACCGTAATGGAGACAGAGGGGGCCTTGCCCCCCAAATTTGAAACTTTTCATTTTTcccttgaaatttttaatttggtccccctaattttttgaaaattttaattaagttcttttatattttttttcaaaattttcatttaaacaaaaacattatcatatcacccccccccaaaaaaaaaaacccagatTCAGACTACGAAACCCAGATCGACAGCATTAGATCAGATCCAAGTTAATATAAAAAAAGATCTAAAACGACAGAAACGGAAAATCAGATCTGGGTATAATAAAGTTAAGGGAGTTAACTTAGTTACCCATCATGAGAGAATAAACGACAAGATAATTGTtcttgaaggaattgaaagcagAGGATGTGTTGATTCGATCTTTGCTGTTCTTGCTTAGCTCTAATGCTGCCACCACCGCTCCCAATGCCCCGAACACCACGAAGTAGAACAGCTCCATTGCTGCTGCAGCTGTTTACAATACTCACGAATCACCAGTCACCAAAATTCTTCCCTTTTTTGTTTACTTCTCGGGAGAGACGATGGGAGACTTAATGTAAAGCTGCGAAGTGTGAAGCCATATATAAGTCCTTTCTGCACAGTGTGGGTTCATATTTTAGTGCATTAAATTGGGTTTTAATCCACTGCACCCTTTACTTTTTAGTATTTGGTGCATTTTCATTTAGGTTAATATAATTATTGATCCCTTAATTTCAGAATTAAGTTTATTTTAGTATCTATACCTTTTTTTGTCTATAAACGTGATAATTAGATTCATTTTTGTTCCTCGACTTGGATTTTGGTAATGATGTAACCAGTGATACTGGAATAAGACCAAATTGAACAGACCGAGAACTGATCGATATAACAGTTAGAACAAAGGGATTAAACAAAAAGACTCGGAAACTgcttaaaattgataaaaattaaaaaccgaAACAAAAATAGATCGTTGAATAGGTTGAACCGGTTTAATAAATTTTTACATtctattttttttagaatttgataaaattttaattaattatttaattattattgtttCAACAATCAAATTGGTTGAATCAAGAATCAGTGATCTGACCTATTCAACCACAAATTCGATTATTAAAACATTGAATGGGACACTATAAAATTGTATCACATATCACTtggaaatttatataaaattttaaattttcaagtaaTGCCATATCAttaattttcttatatttttcaaattcaggATCAAAATAGACCTAATTGACTAATTGTCAAGTTCAAGTGTTAAAATGGACAAAAAAAATACAAGTATCAAAAGTTCAgggctaaaaattatattatcactTTCATTTAAATGGTTGTACCTTTGACTTAATCGAGAAGAACAGTGTGGTCAGTTTCATAGGGTACGATAGGGTAATAGCGGAGGGGTGTTGGAGATATAGTGGGGACGAGTAACAGACGATGGAAACCGTGAAGGACGCGGTTATTTCTACAATTGGATCCATTgatgtttctttttttttgaacTGTACACGTGGCGGGACCTAGGTTGTCCGGTATGACCAGTACTATAGCCGAGGTGTCGGTGGTTCATATGGTGAACGCATTTGGCATGAAACTGGCTCTGATTATGTCTTTAGTCCCTATATTAAAAAactgaaatttgaaatttaatctaaatttatATATTCATTTTAACAACATTATTATTAGGTCCCAAGTTGTTGTCATTAAAGCAAGAGATAAAAGCGACCTTTAGTTTCAGAATTCAACAATCATCTTGATCCCTAAACTTGTTTTATGTCCTTATCAATTTCGAAGTTTTgcatttcttttaatttagttccaaaacttgaattcCATTCTAGAGTGACGATATAATATTCTGAAATTGTATTATATTAcctgaaaattattaaaatttttatttttttaaaaaaaaatagatgaTGATGGGGCATAGTCTCAAGGTGCCACATCATCATACCTTGACAAAATTCAAGTTcatggaccaaattgaaaaaattatcaaattctaaaattaatttgtactgaaaaaaaccaaaaatcaaTATAAAAAAGTTTTCAAATCAGGGACTAGATGTTATTTTACCCTTCCAAGCAATTAGGctaattttattttactattatccAATCACTGTAGTAAAACCATATGAAAATCCATTTGCATACAAATAAAATGCTTAAAATTGTTTAAAAGAAATCCGTCTTCAATTTAAAGGAAGCAACtaattataacattaaaaatataatcaATTAATTGAATTACgtgatatttaaataattaattaaactatgtaaaactaaattaaaataaaaattgaatttataaattaaggtttaaactaaattaaatttggattttttttgttaaaatatacAGCAAGTCATTGTACTTTTATAAATTTGGAATATAATCtctatactttttatttttagaaatttagtctctttactttttaaatttcaaaattcaaatctaATCATTAacacttttaaatttattttgttaaatttaggttAATTATAATATTGTTTTCAATTATATGTCTACTAAATGAGtatctttttatatatattcaaaatgtcGCACctacaaatttaacaaaaaaaaacaatattAAGAATTGAATTTAacttttgaaatctaaaaaataaatgaattaaatttttaaaataaaaatataaaattaaattctaaatttataaaaaatataaaattcttaTCGCATATTTACAATTATTACACTTCCAGTGGGCTccaatacaaaggaaattaatatTGAAAATGATGGTAACATATTGGTGGGTGGGAGGTGCCCCCAGATATTGTACTGAATAGCCGGTTTTGGAAAATTCTTACAAGATAAAGAATTTATAGGTTTGCCAGTCAAATATACCATGCACCATTTGATTTGCTTTTACGTGTTCATATGTCGGGTAGCGTCGAGATTagattttaaaaaattagtttGAGTTTAATTTGTTTAAGTTTATTCAAATAATTCGTTTTAATATTCAAAAgatataaatatttgtttaaatttaattataaaattatatagatATAAAGACAAATTTAGACAATATTTTATATCAATAGAATGATATACCGAATCGATTAAAAAACTTACATGTATAATGAGTATAAATATCTTAATAAAGTGAACAATTGAATtgttaaaatcattttaattttacatcggtataaatatataaatatttcatattaaataaatttcaaattatatcATACTGTCTTTTTAGAGTGAAAACCACAGCTATTTTGATGAAGtggatattatatatatgtgtatatatatatatatgcataaatcAGTGTAAAATGGGACTTTTTCGTGCTTGAATTAGTCGACTATCTGATAGTGATATGCATAAAACATTGTTCGACTGAAGCTTTTCATTGGTTAGAATAGCTTCGAAATTCTTATGAAAACGGTTCAATatcttaaaagaattaaaaatctgGAACCGGAGTTTCTTAAaacattttattgattttttttagtttttcataggtttgttttatagataatatAGTCATGGATGATCATCCCGTGGCGATAAGAGTTTTGCTGCTTCTACGATAGTTTTCATGTCTGATTCTTTAACTAAGTTCTGATTCCTTAACTAAGTTTCAACCCGGAATTCGGTAAGTTAGATTGTGGTGTTTTCCGCTACTGAATCATGGGAAGAATGCCATCAGCAACGTCGAAGAGATGGGGCACAGTGATTCCACAAGAAAAATACATAGGCAAAGATCGATTCAAACACTGTTCCGACTAAACAAACCCACATTCCGCCATGGCAAATACCTTACGATCCCGATAAAACACTGGAGTTCACCGTTAATATAAATCAACACAGAATGAAATCGAAATCTACCGCTTAAAAGCAAGGGATTCACGTAACATTTCTTGTAGATAATAATGGTCTTCATATTATCTGTTAAATAAGCAATTGCAACTAGCtttgaagcaaaaaaaaaaaaaaaaaatctcagcAGGAGGATTGAAATACTAACAGCACTGAGGTCCAAGAAAGAACTCGAAGCACATAAATTTATCGGTAACAGTCAAAAGGTTGATTCTATCTTGTCGTGAAGAGTTACCACCAAATCGTGTGCATCGTTTAGGAGTTTCCATACGTCGAGTTGGCCCGACATGCTATTGCACTCTGTTATAATGTCATCTGTGCTGCCATAATTCTCAATGATCAATTTCCTCTTCTGCAACACCGAAGCTGCAATGGCATAAAGTAATAGATCGTCTGTAGGGGGTGCTCTTTGTCTTATCCTACTCCAGGCGGACTTCCCGATCCCAGCCCTAATGGCTGCCTGATCTGCCCACATCACCTCCCAGAGGCAAATTGTCTGTTCGAATGTCAATTCCCTTCTAAACAGTACCACCACCATTCTATAAACAAAAAAGCAATCCTCGGCTTTGAGCTTCTCCAAATGCCGGTAGAGGTGAGAGTCCTTACATTTGATTATCTTGGAAACAATATTAAGTTGCCTTCTGATCCCCACCTCATCGAGCCTAAAATTATGTCGAGCTTTCTTCATGAAACCTACAAAGCACCAAAAAGCTTCATAATCATCTGGGATGACTGAAATTATTGGAGAAAGAAGATCACTCATGCCCTGGCAGTAGCCAATTTCGGAATCATAAAGCGCATAAGCTTCAAGGATGGTAACCAAACGTGCAGCATGGAAAATTACGTAAGGCTCCAGgtgatcataatcctttaatccAACAGCCTTAGCTAAACGGCATGCCCTCCGATCTGATACTGCAGCCTGA
This is a stretch of genomic DNA from Gossypium arboreum isolate Shixiya-1 chromosome 11, ASM2569848v2, whole genome shotgun sequence. It encodes these proteins:
- the LOC108457431 gene encoding uncharacterized protein LOC108457431 — its product is MELFYFVVFGALGAVVAALELSKNSKDRINTSSAFNSFKNNYLVVYSLMMAGDWLQGPYVYYLYSTYGFGKGEIGQLFIAGFGSSMLFGTIVGSLADKQGRRRACVTYCITYMLSCITKHSPQYKILMVGRVLGGIATSLLFSAFESWLVAEHNKRGFEQQWLSLTFSKAIFLGNGLVAILAGLFGNVLVDSLSLGPVAPFDAAAIFLAIGMAIILSSWTENFGDPSENKDLLTQFRGAAVAIASDEKIALLGAIQSLFEGSMYTFVFLWTPALSPNEEEIPHGFIFATFMLASMLGSSLASRLMARSSPRVESYMQIVFVISSASLTLPIITNFLVAPSKVKGGSISFAGCLQLLGFCTFEACVGIFWPSIMKMRSQYIPEEARSTIMNFFRIPLNIFVCIVLYNVDAFPITVMFGMCSIFLLVASILQRRLMAISDKPKMENWTAMKERDPEAEALND